One genomic window of Ruminococcus gauvreauii includes the following:
- a CDS encoding CarD family transcriptional regulator, with amino-acid sequence MFKKGEYIIHGHNGICQVDAVTHLDMQGTDSKKLYYVLIPLSAVDSRVYSPVDNQKIAVRKALTKKEALELVDEIPDIEQLWFPQDKVREEQYKEAVRSCDCRQWVKIIKALYMRQQERMAQGKKITVMDEKYFHIAEDNLHAELALALGKDKADMKDFLISRFDEIQPV; translated from the coding sequence ATGTTTAAAAAAGGTGAATATATCATACACGGTCACAATGGAATATGTCAGGTGGATGCAGTGACACATCTTGACATGCAGGGCACAGACAGTAAAAAACTGTATTACGTATTGATTCCTTTGAGTGCTGTGGACAGCAGGGTCTATTCACCTGTTGATAATCAGAAGATTGCCGTGAGGAAAGCACTTACAAAAAAGGAAGCCCTGGAGCTGGTAGACGAGATACCGGATATTGAACAGCTCTGGTTTCCGCAGGATAAGGTGCGTGAAGAGCAGTATAAGGAAGCGGTCAGAAGCTGTGACTGCAGACAGTGGGTCAAGATCATAAAGGCGCTGTATATGAGACAGCAGGAACGGATGGCCCAGGGAAAAAAGATCACGGTGATGGATGAAAAATACTTCCATATAGCGGAAGACAATCTGCATGCAGAGCTTGCGCTTGCGTTGGGAAAAGACAAGGCGGATATGAAGGATTTTTTGATATCGCGCTTTGATGAGATACAACCGGTTTAA
- a CDS encoding HD domain-containing protein, whose protein sequence is MDITVSEDIDAEFLEEVEIILKDGEFKKLSRYIQHKNTTRLMHSINVSYISWVIAKKTGCDARAAARAGILHDFCLFDFDGKSESGEAQVFHHPKAAAKKSQEHFEVSEKEQKAILTHMFPLGPLPSSKEAWIISCADKFCACVERFHIAVALARRNRIVVGSA, encoded by the coding sequence ATGGACATAACAGTCTCGGAAGATATTGACGCAGAGTTTTTGGAAGAAGTGGAAATTATCCTGAAAGACGGCGAGTTCAAAAAGCTGTCCAGGTATATCCAGCATAAGAATACAACAAGGTTGATGCACAGTATTAATGTTTCTTATATTTCATGGGTGATAGCAAAAAAGACAGGGTGCGACGCCAGGGCGGCGGCACGTGCAGGCATACTGCATGACTTCTGCCTGTTCGATTTTGACGGAAAGTCGGAATCGGGGGAAGCTCAGGTATTCCATCATCCCAAAGCTGCGGCAAAAAAAAGTCAGGAGCATTTTGAAGTCAGTGAAAAGGAGCAAAAGGCCATTCTGACTCATATGTTTCCACTGGGTCCTCTTCCCAGCAGCAAAGAGGCATGGATCATATCTTGTGCGGACAAATTCTGTGCGTGCGTGGAGCGGTTTCATATAGCAGTCGCTCTGGCAAGACGGAACCGCATTGTAGTCGGTTCAGCGTGA